The Chlorocebus sabaeus isolate Y175 chromosome 1, mChlSab1.0.hap1, whole genome shotgun sequence genome includes a region encoding these proteins:
- the PTGDR2 gene encoding prostaglandin D2 receptor 2 codes for MSANATLKPLCPILEEMSHLRSHSNTSIRYIDHAAVLLHGLASLLGLVENGVILFVVGCRMRQTVVTTWVLHLALSDLLASASLPFFTYFLAVGHSWELGTTFCKLHSSVFFLNMFASGFLLSAISLDRCLQVVWPVWAQNHRTVAAAHKVCLVLWALAVLNTVPYFVFRDTISRLDGRIMCYYNVLLLNPGPDRDATCNSRQAALAVSKFLLAFLVPLAIIASSHAAVSLRLQHRGRRRPGRFVRLVAAVVAAFALCWGPYHVFSLLEARAHANPGLRPLVWRGLPFVTSLAFFNSVANPVLYVLTCPDMLRKLRRSLRTVLESVLVDDSELGGAGSSRRRRRTPSTARSASSLALSSRPEERRGPARLLGWLLGGCAASPQRGPLNRALSSTSS; via the coding sequence ATGTCCGCCAACGCCACACTGAAGCCGCTCTGCCCCATCCTAGAGGAGATGAGCCATCTCCGGAGCCACAGCAACACCAGCATCCGCTACATCGACCACGCGGCCGTGCTGCTGCACGGGCTGGCCTCGCTGCTGGGCCTGGTGGAGAACGGAGTCATCCTCTTCGTGGTGGGCTGCCGCATGCGCCAGACCGTGGTCACCACCTGGGTGCTGCACCTGGCACTGTCTGACCTGTTGGCCTCTGCTTCCCTGCCCTTCTTCACCTACTTCTTGGCCGTGGGCCACTCGTGGGAGCTGGGCACCACCTTCTGCAAACTGCATTCCTCCGTCTTCTTTCTCAACATGTTTGCCAGCGGCTTCCTGCTCAGCGCCATCAGCCTGGACCGCTGCCTGCAGGTGGTGTGGCCGGTGTGGGCGCAGAACCACCGCACCGTGGCCGCCGCGCACAAAGTCTGCCTGGTGCTCTGGGCGCTAGCGGTGCTCAACACGGTGCCCTATTTCGTGTTCCGGGACACCATCTCACGGCTGGACGGGCGCATCATGTGCTACTACAACGTGCTGCTCCTGAACCCGGGGCCTGACCGCGACGCCACGTGCAACTCGCGCCAGGCCGCCCTGGCAGTCAGCAAGTTCCTGCTGGCCTTTCTGGTGCCGCTGGCGATCATCGCCTCGAGCCACGCGGCCGTGAGCCTGCGGCTGCAGCACCGCGGACGCCGGCGGCCCGGCCGCTTTGTGCGCCTGGTGGCAGCCGTCGTGGCGGCCTTCGCACTCTGCTGGGGGCCCTACCACGTGTTCAGCCTGCTGGAGGCGCGGGCGCACGCCAACCCCGGGCTGCGGCCGCTTGTGTGGCGCGGGCTGCCCTTCGTCACCAGCCTGGCCTTCTTCAACAGCGTGGCCAACCCGGTGCTCTACGTGCTCACCTGCCCCGACATGCTGCGCAAGCTGCGGCGCTCGCTGCGCACGGTGCTGGAGAGCGTGCTGGTGGACGACAGCGAGCTGGGTGGCGCGGGaagcagccgccgccgccggcgCACCCCCTCCACCGCCCGCTCGGCCTCCTCCTTAGCTCTCAGCAGCCGCCCCGAGGAACGGCGGGGCCCCGCGCGCCTCCTCGGCTGGCTGCTGGGCGGCTGCGCAGCGTCCCCGCAGAGGGGCCCCCTGAACCGGGCGCTGAGCAGCACCTCGAGTTAG
- the CCDC86 gene encoding coiled-coil domain-containing protein 86 has translation MDTPLRRSRRLGGLRPESPESLTSVSRVRRALVELQSNPEETREPGSPASVQQAGLGSPERPPETSPGSPRLQQGAGLESPQVQPEPGPGSPQRQQDLHLESPQSQPESRPESPRCQPKPSEEASKWSQDQGVLASELTQSKEELIPGAPQHQLPPGPGSPEPYPGQQAPGPEPSQPLLELTPKAPGSPRGQHEPSKPPPAGETVTGGFGAKKRKGSSSQAPASKKLKEEELPVIPKGKPKSGRVWKDRSKKRFSQMLQDKPLRTSWQRKMKERQERKLAKDFARHLEEEKERRRQEKKQRRAENLKRRLENERKAEVVQVIRNPAKLKRAKKKQLRSIEKRDTLALLQKQPPQRPAAKM, from the exons ATGGATACACCGCTAAGGCGCAGCCGAAGGCTGGGAGGCCTAAGGCCCGAATCCCCCGAGAGCCTCACCTCAGTTTCGCGGGTGAGACGGGCCCTTGTGGAGTTGCAGTCGAACCCAGAAGAAACGAGGGAGCCCGGGTCTCCTGCTAGTGTGCAGCAAGCTGGCCTGGGGTCCCCGGAAAGACCGCCGGAGACAAGCCCAGGATCACCCCGTCTGCAGCAGGGTGCAGGCTTGGAGTCCCCCCAAGTGCAGCcagagccaggcccagggtccccccAGCGTCAGCAAGACCTACACCTGGAGTCGCCTCAAAGCCAGCCGGAGTCCCGTCCTGAATCCCCACGATGTCAGCCGAAGCCAAGTGAGGAGGCATCAAAGTGGTCTCAGGACCAGGGAGTACTGGCCTCGGAGTTGACCCAGAGTAAGGAGGAGCTGATCCCGGGGGCCCCCCAGCATCAGCTACCGCCAGGCCCAGGATCACCAGAGCCTTACCCCGGTCAGCAAGCTCCCGGTCCGGAGCCCTCTCAGCCACTACTGGAGCTGACACCCAAGGCACCTGGCTCCCCGCGGGGTCAGCATGAGCCGAGCAAGCCACCTCCAGCTGGGGAGACGGTGACAGGCGGCTTCGGGGCAAAGAAGCGAAAAGGTTCTTCATCCCAGGCCCCAGCGTCCAAGAAGTTGAAAGAAGAGGAGCTTCCTGTAATCCCGAAGGGGAAGCCCAAATCGGGGCGAGTGTGGAAGGACCGCTCCAAGAAAAG ATTCTCCCAGATGCTTCAGGACAAGCCCCTGCGCACATCGTGGCAGCGGAAGATGAAGGAACGGCAAGAGAGGAAGCTGGCCAAGGACTTTGCCCGTCacctggaggaggagaaggagaggcgCCGCCAG GAGAAGAAACAGCGCCGGGCTGAGAACCTGAAACGCCGCCTGGAGAATGAGCGGAAGGCAGAAGTCGTCCAAGTG ATCCGAAACCCCGCCAAGCTCAAGCGGGCAAAGAAGAAGCAGCTGCGCTCCATTGAGAAGCGGGACACCCTGGCCCTGCTGCAGAAGCAGCCGCCCCAGCGGCCAGCAGCCAAGATGTGA